A genomic segment from Dechloromonas denitrificans encodes:
- the nirB gene encoding nitrite reductase large subunit NirB, whose translation MSKPRLVLIGNGMAGVRTVEELLKIKPDHYDITIFGAEPHPNYNRILLSPVLAGEMTISEIVLNELEWYKENNITLHTGKQIKTIDRVSRKVIAEDGTEEYYDRLLIATGSTPFMLPIPGNDLPGVIGYRDIKDTDEMIEAAKLHKHAVVIGGGLLGLEAANGLKLRGMDVTVVHLGPWLLERQLDEVAGRMLQKSLEDKGLKFLLQKQTEALIQGESGRVAAIRFKDGMQIPADLVVMAAGIRPNYSLAESSGIYCNRGIVVNDTMQTYDPKVYAVGECVSHRGIAYGLVAPLFEQAKVAANHLAGYGIGRYTGSVTSTKLKVTGIDLFSAGEYMGGEGTEEIVLNDPYGGVYKKLVIKDNRLVGGVMYGDTADGPWYFQLLKDKRDIHDIRDSLIFGQSLVGDVGHAGKSKAAEMADSAEVCGCNGITKGTIVKAIKEKGLFTLDEVKKHTKAASSCGSCAGLVEQILASTIGGAYTPAASDKKPVCGCTDHSHKVVRDAILSQHLITKEAVFATLEWKTPNGCDKCRPAVNYYLISTWPHEAKDDPQSRFINERSHANIQKDGTYSVVPRMWGGLTTPNELRAIADAAEKYNVPTVKVTGGQRIDLLGVKKEDLPAMWADLNAAGMVSGHAYGKSIRTVKTCVGAEHCRFGTQLAMDMGVKLEKMLFDMYAPHKVKLAVSGCPRNCAEAGIKDVGIIGVDSGYEIYIAGNGGIKTEVAEFLCKVSSDEEVMEYSGAFLQLYRLEGWYLERTCHYMERVGLDYIKGKILEDEEGRKALYAGLLDSLKDAKDPWATSREEGPVKQFIPIMVEA comes from the coding sequence ATGAGCAAACCCCGTCTCGTCCTGATCGGCAACGGCATGGCCGGTGTCCGCACCGTCGAAGAACTCCTGAAGATCAAGCCGGATCACTACGACATCACCATCTTCGGCGCCGAGCCGCACCCGAACTACAACCGCATCCTGCTCTCCCCGGTGCTGGCCGGTGAAATGACCATCTCGGAGATCGTCCTCAACGAACTCGAGTGGTACAAGGAAAACAACATCACGCTGCACACCGGCAAGCAGATCAAGACGATTGATCGTGTCAGCCGCAAGGTCATTGCCGAAGACGGCACTGAGGAATATTACGATCGCCTCCTGATTGCAACGGGTTCGACACCCTTCATGTTGCCGATTCCCGGCAACGACCTGCCTGGCGTCATCGGTTACCGCGACATCAAGGACACCGACGAGATGATCGAGGCCGCCAAGCTGCACAAGCACGCAGTGGTCATCGGTGGTGGTTTGCTTGGTCTCGAAGCGGCCAATGGTTTGAAGCTGCGCGGCATGGATGTGACCGTCGTGCACCTCGGCCCGTGGTTGCTCGAACGTCAGCTTGATGAAGTTGCCGGTCGCATGCTGCAGAAATCGCTCGAAGACAAGGGGCTCAAGTTCCTGCTGCAAAAGCAGACCGAGGCGCTCATTCAGGGCGAATCCGGTCGTGTCGCGGCGATTCGCTTCAAGGACGGCATGCAGATTCCGGCCGACCTCGTCGTCATGGCCGCCGGCATCCGCCCCAACTATTCGCTGGCCGAATCGTCGGGCATCTACTGCAACCGTGGCATCGTGGTGAACGACACCATGCAGACCTACGACCCGAAGGTGTACGCCGTCGGCGAGTGTGTCAGCCATCGCGGTATCGCCTACGGCCTCGTTGCGCCGCTGTTCGAGCAGGCCAAGGTGGCGGCCAATCATCTGGCCGGCTACGGCATCGGCCGCTATACCGGTTCGGTGACCTCGACCAAGCTCAAGGTGACTGGCATCGACCTCTTCTCGGCCGGCGAATACATGGGCGGCGAGGGCACCGAGGAAATCGTGCTCAACGACCCCTACGGCGGCGTGTACAAGAAGCTGGTGATCAAGGACAACAGGCTGGTCGGTGGCGTGATGTACGGCGATACGGCTGATGGCCCGTGGTATTTCCAGCTGCTCAAGGACAAGCGCGATATCCACGACATTCGTGATTCGCTGATCTTCGGCCAGTCGCTGGTCGGCGACGTCGGCCACGCCGGCAAGAGCAAGGCAGCTGAAATGGCTGACAGTGCCGAGGTTTGCGGCTGTAACGGCATCACCAAGGGCACCATCGTCAAGGCCATCAAGGAAAAGGGCCTGTTCACGCTGGACGAGGTGAAAAAGCACACCAAGGCTGCATCTTCCTGCGGTTCCTGTGCTGGCCTGGTCGAACAGATTCTCGCCTCGACCATCGGTGGCGCCTATACCCCGGCCGCTTCCGACAAGAAGCCGGTTTGTGGCTGTACGGATCACTCGCACAAGGTCGTGCGCGACGCCATCCTGAGCCAGCATCTGATTACCAAGGAAGCTGTCTTCGCGACGCTGGAATGGAAGACGCCGAACGGTTGCGACAAGTGTCGTCCGGCAGTGAACTACTACCTGATCTCGACCTGGCCGCACGAAGCCAAGGACGATCCGCAGTCGCGCTTCATCAATGAGCGGTCGCACGCCAATATCCAGAAGGACGGCACCTACTCGGTCGTGCCGCGCATGTGGGGCGGCCTGACGACGCCGAACGAACTGCGCGCCATCGCCGATGCCGCTGAAAAGTACAACGTGCCGACCGTGAAAGTCACCGGTGGTCAGCGTATCGACCTGCTCGGCGTCAAGAAGGAAGACCTGCCGGCGATGTGGGCCGACCTCAACGCGGCTGGCATGGTTTCCGGACATGCCTACGGCAAGTCGATCCGCACCGTGAAGACCTGTGTCGGTGCCGAGCACTGCCGTTTCGGCACACAGCTGGCGATGGATATGGGCGTCAAGCTTGAAAAGATGCTGTTCGACATGTACGCCCCGCACAAGGTCAAGCTGGCTGTCTCCGGTTGCCCGCGCAACTGTGCCGAAGCCGGCATCAAGGACGTCGGGATCATCGGTGTCGATTCAGGCTACGAGATCTACATCGCCGGTAACGGCGGCATCAAGACCGAAGTTGCCGAATTCCTCTGCAAGGTTTCGTCGGATGAGGAGGTCATGGAGTATTCCGGTGCCTTCCTGCAACTTTACCGCCTTGAGGGCTGGTACCTGGAGCGCACCTGCCACTACATGGAACGCGTCGGTCTGGACTACATCAAGGGCAAGATTCTTGAGGACGAGGAAGGCCGCAAGGCGCTGTACGCCGGTTTGCTTGATTCACTGAAGGATGCCAAGGATCCGTGGGCCACGTCCCGCGAAGAAGGTCCGGTCAAGCAATTCATCCCGATCATGGTCGAAGCTTGA
- a CDS encoding bifunctional protein-serine/threonine kinase/phosphatase, protein MPLQLAIGQASLTGPRERNEDYAGFATPEGLELENKGVIAAVADGIGGHRGGREAAEYTVRGLLADYFATPDTWGVPRAIETVTTALNRWVIAEAGRDAELTGMATTLSALVVRGRRFYTAHIGDSRIYRLQGGRLDRLTVDHTWEHPELNNVLSRAIGLDPRVLMDFADGDLAVDDRFLLVSDGVWGVLPDALMREVLLDHPEPQGAAAALTSLALAQGGHDNATAVVLDILTLPPAGLRDSLESAVSLPLPHRLKPGHELDGFLIEEVLHDARETLLYRVKNQRNGQLLVLKTLQASMEGDTAAASALLMEEWRARRVVSPFFPQVVPADQRSCLYYLMTWHAGATLQDRLDAGQHFPVGEVVRLGVALLRAIATLHRLDIVHRDIKTDNIHLGQDGVLRVLDLGVAVSLGERKPDEPVGQAGTPSYMAPELFENAEPAAANDLYAAGVVLYYLLTRKYPYGEIEPFQTPKFGDPARPTRWRPEIPGWLENILLKSVARLAKDRFETAEEFILALERGASRPIAPPGRQPLIQRNPLVFWKGVAACSLAVNLVLWLILLR, encoded by the coding sequence ATGCCCTTACAACTTGCCATTGGCCAAGCCTCCCTGACCGGACCTCGCGAGCGCAATGAGGATTACGCCGGTTTCGCCACGCCGGAGGGGCTGGAGCTTGAAAACAAGGGCGTCATCGCGGCGGTTGCCGATGGCATTGGCGGCCATCGCGGCGGACGCGAGGCGGCTGAATATACGGTACGCGGGTTGTTGGCCGATTATTTTGCCACGCCCGACACCTGGGGTGTGCCGCGAGCCATCGAAACGGTGACGACCGCCCTCAATCGCTGGGTCATCGCCGAAGCCGGGCGGGATGCCGAGCTGACCGGCATGGCAACGACCTTGTCGGCGCTGGTGGTGCGCGGCCGTCGTTTTTATACGGCGCATATCGGCGACAGCCGCATTTATCGCTTGCAGGGGGGGCGGCTCGATCGCCTGACCGTCGATCACACCTGGGAACATCCGGAACTGAATAATGTGCTGTCCCGTGCCATCGGCCTCGACCCGCGCGTGCTGATGGATTTCGCCGATGGCGATCTTGCGGTCGACGACCGTTTTTTGCTGGTTTCCGATGGTGTCTGGGGCGTTTTGCCGGATGCGCTGATGCGCGAAGTGCTGCTCGATCATCCCGAGCCGCAAGGTGCTGCCGCCGCCCTGACCAGCCTGGCGCTGGCCCAGGGCGGGCATGACAACGCCACTGCCGTCGTGCTGGATATCCTGACCCTGCCGCCGGCCGGTCTGCGCGATAGTCTCGAAAGTGCAGTCAGCCTGCCTTTGCCGCATCGTCTCAAGCCGGGGCATGAGCTGGATGGCTTTTTGATCGAAGAGGTTTTGCACGACGCGCGGGAAACCCTGCTTTATCGCGTCAAAAATCAGCGTAACGGGCAGTTGCTGGTCCTCAAGACCTTGCAGGCCAGCATGGAAGGCGACACTGCTGCCGCCTCCGCCTTGCTGATGGAGGAGTGGCGCGCCCGTCGCGTCGTTTCGCCGTTCTTTCCACAAGTCGTACCGGCCGACCAGCGTAGCTGCCTGTATTACCTGATGACCTGGCATGCCGGCGCTACCTTGCAGGACCGGCTGGATGCCGGACAGCATTTTCCGGTCGGTGAAGTGGTCCGCCTCGGTGTTGCCCTGTTGCGTGCGATTGCCACCTTGCACCGGCTGGATATCGTGCATCGCGACATCAAGACCGACAACATCCATCTCGGACAGGACGGTGTCTTGCGTGTCCTCGATCTGGGCGTTGCCGTCAGCCTCGGCGAGCGCAAGCCGGACGAGCCTGTCGGCCAGGCCGGCACGCCGTCTTACATGGCACCGGAACTGTTTGAAAATGCCGAGCCGGCCGCAGCCAACGACCTCTATGCGGCCGGGGTTGTGCTGTATTACCTGCTGACCCGTAAATATCCGTATGGCGAGATCGAGCCTTTCCAGACGCCGAAATTCGGTGATCCGGCCCGGCCGACGCGCTGGCGTCCGGAAATTCCCGGCTGGCTGGAAAATATCCTGCTCAAAAGTGTTGCCAGGCTGGCCAAGGACCGCTTCGAAACGGCCGAAGAATTTATCCTGGCGCTTGAGCGCGGTGCCAGCCGGCCGATTGCGCCGCCGGGAAGGCAGCCGCTGATCCAGCGCAATCCGCTGGTGTTTTGGAAAGGCGTGGCTGCCTGTTCGCTCGCGGTCAACCTCGTGTTGTGGCTGATTTTGCTGCGCTGA
- a CDS encoding sirohydrochlorin chelatase yields MTTALILFAHGARDPEWANPMRRVQAAMRLRVTDAPVELAFLEFMTPTLPECASQLIAQGAKKIVVIPMFIARGGHLKKETPEILASLRSTYPDVDFSLSGVIGENEIVVQAMAEAALGAAGSEFA; encoded by the coding sequence ATGACCACAGCCCTGATTCTTTTTGCCCACGGTGCCCGCGATCCGGAATGGGCCAATCCGATGCGGCGGGTTCAGGCAGCAATGCGTTTGCGCGTGACGGATGCCCCCGTTGAACTGGCTTTTCTCGAATTCATGACGCCAACCCTGCCGGAATGTGCCAGCCAACTGATCGCACAGGGGGCGAAAAAGATCGTTGTGATTCCGATGTTCATCGCCCGTGGCGGCCATCTGAAGAAGGAAACACCGGAAATCCTGGCGTCGCTGCGGTCGACCTATCCGGACGTCGATTTTTCACTGAGCGGGGTGATCGGCGAAAACGAGATCGTGGTTCAAGCCATGGCTGAAGCCGCACTTGGGGCAGCTGGTTCGGAGTTTGCTTAG
- a CDS encoding bifunctional protein-serine/threonine kinase/phosphatase has protein sequence MKLKISAGQYSDKGRKESNQDFHGLCIPNEPQLSSKGIAIALADGISSSQVSQVAAQSAVTGFLEDYYCTSEAWSVRTSGERVLVATNSWLHSQTQQSQHRYDKDRGYVCTFSGMVIKSTTAHLFHVGDTRIYQLRNRELKQLTEDHRVWISSAQSHLARALGIDRKLEVDYQSVQIEQNDLFLLATDGVYEFVTADFIVATLDACAADLDAAAKCIVEEAYRQGSGDNLTLQIVRIEALPSPEANEIYRQIAELPFAPLLEPRAQFDGYQIIREIKGSSRSHIYLAVDGESGQKVVIKTPSIDLQGDPAYLERFLMEEWIARRINSAHVLKPCQQTRKRNYIYVVTEFIEGQTLTQWMIDNPKPDLASVRGILEQAAKGLQAFHRLEMVHQDIRPDNIMIDSTGTVKIIDFGATRVAGVMEIATPIEQINLLGSATYAAPEYFLGENGSSRSDIFSLGVIACQMLSGKLPYGIELAKSRTKAAQRKLVYQSVLNDEKEIPPWVDDAIRKAVDPDPFERYEELSEFIYDLHHPNRDFLNKTRPPLIERNPVIFWKSVSFVLMLALIVLSLIRFK, from the coding sequence ATGAAACTCAAAATATCCGCTGGACAGTATTCCGACAAGGGCCGCAAGGAAAGCAACCAGGATTTCCACGGACTTTGCATCCCGAACGAACCGCAACTCAGTTCCAAGGGCATCGCCATTGCGCTGGCCGACGGGATCAGCAGCAGCCAGGTCAGCCAGGTGGCCGCCCAGTCTGCCGTCACGGGCTTTCTGGAGGATTATTACTGTACTTCCGAGGCCTGGTCGGTCAGGACATCCGGCGAGCGGGTGCTGGTCGCGACCAATTCATGGTTGCATTCGCAGACGCAACAAAGCCAGCACCGCTACGACAAGGATCGTGGCTATGTCTGCACGTTCAGCGGCATGGTCATCAAATCGACGACAGCGCATCTTTTTCATGTCGGCGACACGCGGATCTACCAGTTGCGCAACCGCGAACTCAAGCAACTGACCGAGGATCACCGGGTCTGGATTTCCTCGGCCCAGAGCCATCTGGCGCGCGCTTTGGGTATCGACCGCAAGCTGGAGGTCGATTATCAGTCCGTTCAGATCGAGCAAAACGATCTGTTTCTGCTGGCGACGGATGGCGTTTATGAATTCGTCACGGCAGATTTCATCGTTGCCACGCTGGATGCCTGCGCTGCCGATCTGGATGCGGCCGCCAAGTGCATTGTCGAGGAAGCCTATCGGCAGGGCAGTGGCGATAACCTGACTTTGCAGATTGTCAGAATCGAGGCCTTGCCCAGTCCGGAGGCCAACGAAATCTATCGGCAGATTGCCGAGCTCCCTTTCGCGCCGCTGCTTGAGCCGCGTGCGCAATTCGACGGTTACCAGATCATTCGCGAAATCAAGGGCAGCAGCCGGAGCCACATCTATCTTGCGGTCGACGGTGAAAGTGGGCAAAAAGTCGTCATCAAGACACCGTCGATCGATCTGCAGGGTGATCCAGCCTATCTCGAACGCTTCCTGATGGAAGAGTGGATCGCCCGCCGCATCAACAGCGCCCATGTCCTCAAGCCTTGCCAGCAGACGCGCAAGCGCAATTACATCTATGTCGTGACCGAGTTCATCGAGGGACAGACGCTGACTCAATGGATGATCGACAATCCCAAGCCGGATCTGGCCAGTGTGCGCGGGATTCTCGAACAGGCGGCCAAAGGGCTGCAGGCTTTTCATCGTCTGGAAATGGTGCATCAGGACATTCGTCCCGACAACATCATGATCGACAGCACCGGCACGGTGAAAATCATCGATTTCGGCGCGACACGAGTGGCCGGCGTGATGGAGATCGCGACCCCGATCGAGCAGATCAACCTGCTCGGCTCGGCCACCTATGCGGCGCCGGAGTATTTTCTCGGCGAAAACGGGTCATCGCGCTCCGACATTTTCTCGCTCGGTGTGATCGCCTGCCAGATGCTGTCCGGTAAATTGCCCTACGGCATCGAACTTGCCAAGTCGCGGACCAAGGCGGCCCAGCGAAAGCTCGTCTATCAATCGGTGCTTAATGATGAGAAGGAAATCCCGCCCTGGGTCGATGATGCGATCCGCAAGGCTGTCGATCCCGATCCCTTCGAGCGTTACGAAGAGTTATCCGAGTTCATTTACGACCTGCACCACCCGAATCGCGATTTCCTCAACAAGACCCGCCCGCCGCTGATTGAGCGCAACCCGGTGATTTTCTGGAAGAGCGTTTCTTTTGTCCTGATGCTGGCGCTGATCGTCTTGAGTCTGATCCGCTTCAAATAA
- a CDS encoding formate/nitrite transporter family protein — translation MAYLVPSEFVTKMVDAGESKIYMSTRDSLIRAYMAGAILALAAVFAVTASVMTGQPLVGAILFPVGFCMLYLLGFDLLTGVFVLTPLAWLDKRPGVTIKAILKNWGVVFTGNFLGALTVAFMMSFVFTYGFSVAPNEIGTKIGHIGEARTIGYAKYGLMGWLTIFMRGMLCNWMVSTGVVGAMISTTVSGKVIAMWMPIMLFFAMTFEHSVVNMFLFPSGLMMGGNFSILDYFIWNEIPVVLGNLVGGLAFTGLTLYATHIKTGPKRTFN, via the coding sequence ATGGCTTACCTGGTACCTTCTGAATTCGTCACCAAAATGGTGGATGCGGGCGAATCGAAAATCTACATGTCCACCCGCGATTCACTGATCCGCGCTTACATGGCGGGAGCCATCCTCGCGTTGGCGGCCGTATTCGCGGTAACCGCTTCGGTGATGACCGGCCAGCCGCTGGTTGGCGCCATCCTTTTTCCGGTCGGTTTCTGCATGCTCTATTTGCTCGGTTTTGACTTGTTGACCGGGGTATTCGTGCTGACGCCGCTGGCCTGGCTGGACAAGCGTCCGGGCGTCACGATCAAGGCCATCCTGAAAAACTGGGGGGTTGTTTTTACCGGTAATTTCCTCGGTGCATTGACCGTGGCTTTCATGATGTCCTTTGTTTTTACCTATGGTTTCTCGGTGGCCCCGAATGAAATCGGAACGAAGATCGGCCATATCGGTGAAGCCCGGACGATTGGCTACGCCAAGTACGGTTTGATGGGCTGGCTGACCATTTTCATGCGCGGCATGCTGTGTAACTGGATGGTTTCCACCGGCGTGGTTGGTGCGATGATTTCGACCACCGTCAGCGGTAAGGTGATCGCCATGTGGATGCCGATCATGCTGTTCTTCGCGATGACTTTCGAGCATTCCGTGGTCAACATGTTCCTCTTCCCGTCCGGCCTGATGATGGGTGGCAATTTCTCGATCCTCGACTATTTCATCTGGAACGAAATCCCGGTGGTTCTCGGCAATCTGGTCGGCGGCCTGGCTTTCACCGGCCTGACCCTGTACGCAACGCACATCAAGACCGGCCCGAAGCGCACCTTCAACTAA
- a CDS encoding bacteriohemerythrin encodes MNKDQEILAVSRLVFELTKIGSVDADLDRLQARLFDLLHALPGICVIPKSALLLFNPRHRLVQVAQFGLPAAWGRASQQGNEIDPSRAFDPHARLGTPATHRPALSLVGIEDQAPCLTLPLSDNGKSIGYLLVFIEADWQPDAVELEFMSDLAQAVSMLVSRSMVNETLRVREVELEDARTDAIRRLGTASEYRDNETGMHIMRMTHYATSIAKAMGLSLELRELLAICAPMHDVGKIGIADAILLKPGRLTPDEFEVMKTHTEIGKRLLEGSDALISAARDIAAYHHERWDGTGYPYGLRGEEIPVLARVCAIADVFDALTSIRPYKRPWSFEDAIAYVHQEAGRYFDPSAVAAFDRAMPEIIRIRELYRDDIIDPNQVLDLPPVAYREDRWVAWDEALSVGIDVIDEHHRYLFDLTNDLFDVVAAKRGARDVARILKSLDQYAQVHFRAEERMMAHHAYGEQDKQHAQHRDFETRLDEFYGELHDNPLTAQFDVLIYLRDWLIKHIKLEDAKLKELVTTNRK; translated from the coding sequence ATGAACAAGGATCAGGAAATTCTGGCCGTCAGCCGACTGGTTTTCGAGTTAACCAAGATCGGCAGTGTCGATGCCGACCTCGACCGTCTGCAGGCACGCCTGTTCGATCTGCTGCACGCACTGCCGGGCATTTGCGTCATTCCCAAGAGCGCCCTGCTGCTCTTCAATCCGCGACATCGTCTTGTCCAGGTTGCCCAATTCGGCTTGCCCGCAGCCTGGGGACGCGCCAGCCAACAGGGCAACGAAATTGATCCGTCACGCGCTTTCGACCCACACGCCCGTCTCGGCACGCCGGCCACGCACCGGCCGGCCCTGTCGCTGGTCGGCATCGAGGACCAGGCGCCCTGCCTGACCCTCCCGCTCAGCGACAACGGAAAATCGATCGGCTACCTGCTCGTTTTCATTGAGGCAGACTGGCAGCCCGATGCTGTTGAACTGGAATTCATGAGCGACCTGGCGCAAGCCGTCTCAATGCTGGTATCGCGCAGCATGGTGAACGAAACGCTACGGGTCCGCGAAGTCGAACTCGAAGATGCCCGGACCGATGCCATTCGCCGCCTGGGCACCGCATCGGAATACCGCGACAACGAAACCGGCATGCACATCATGCGCATGACGCACTACGCGACCAGTATCGCCAAGGCGATGGGCTTGTCGCTCGAACTGCGCGAGCTGCTCGCCATTTGCGCCCCGATGCACGATGTCGGCAAGATCGGCATTGCCGACGCCATTCTGCTCAAGCCGGGCCGCCTGACGCCCGATGAGTTCGAAGTGATGAAAACGCACACCGAAATCGGCAAGCGTCTGCTCGAAGGCAGCGACGCCCTGATCTCTGCCGCCCGCGACATTGCGGCTTACCACCACGAACGTTGGGACGGCACCGGTTATCCATACGGCCTGCGCGGCGAGGAAATTCCGGTGTTGGCGCGCGTTTGCGCGATTGCCGATGTCTTTGACGCCCTCACGTCGATACGCCCCTACAAGCGCCCCTGGTCATTTGAAGACGCCATCGCTTACGTTCACCAGGAAGCCGGGCGTTATTTCGATCCCTCCGCCGTTGCCGCTTTTGACCGGGCCATGCCCGAGATCATCCGCATCCGCGAACTCTACCGGGACGACATCATTGATCCGAACCAGGTACTCGACCTTCCGCCCGTGGCCTACCGCGAAGATCGCTGGGTCGCCTGGGATGAGGCGCTCAGTGTCGGGATTGATGTCATCGACGAACATCATCGCTACCTGTTCGACCTGACCAATGACCTGTTCGACGTGGTTGCGGCAAAACGCGGCGCCCGCGACGTGGCCCGCATCCTGAAGTCGCTGGACCAGTACGCCCAGGTTCACTTCCGGGCCGAAGAGCGGATGATGGCCCACCACGCCTACGGCGAACAGGACAAGCAACACGCCCAGCACCGTGATTTTGAAACGCGGCTCGACGAGTTTTATGGCGAACTGCACGACAACCCGCTGACCGCACAGTTCGATGTCCTGATTTACCTGCGCGACTGGCTGATCAAGCACATCAAGCTGGAAGATGCCAAATTGAAGGAACTGGTCACCACCAACCGGAAGTGA
- the nirD gene encoding nitrite reductase small subunit NirD, whose product MSNWKLICPLEDIPQLGSRIVKPSTGGDIAIFRTSDDQVFAMHDKCPHKGGPLSQGIVHGKRVTCPLHGWNIGLEDGHAVAPDVGSCTKFEVKVEGGQVYLSV is encoded by the coding sequence ATGAGTAACTGGAAACTGATTTGCCCGCTGGAAGACATCCCGCAACTTGGTTCGCGCATCGTCAAGCCATCGACTGGCGGCGACATCGCCATCTTCCGTACCTCGGATGACCAAGTCTTTGCCATGCACGACAAATGCCCGCACAAGGGCGGCCCGTTGTCGCAGGGCATCGTGCACGGCAAGCGGGTGACCTGCCCGCTGCATGGCTGGAATATCGGTCTTGAAGACGGCCATGCCGTTGCGCCGGATGTTGGCTCATGCACCAAATTCGAGGTCAAGGTCGAGGGCGGACAGGTTTACCTGTCGGTCTGA
- a CDS encoding nitrate/nitrite transporter, with translation MDKKSFLQAGHTPTLLAAFLYFDLAFMVWVILGPLGIGIAKDLGLTHAQKGLMVATPVLAGALLRIVMGILVDRLSPKKAAIIGQIVVIAAMAYAWLIGVHSYNEVLILGVFLGVAGASFAAALPLASRWYPAEHQGTAMGIAGAGNSGTALAALFAPGLAAAFGWTNVFGIVLIPLILVLIAFCFMAKDAPDAPPPKTFAEYLKVLKDKDAWWFMFFYSVTFGGFVGLASSLVIYFNTQYGLDPKTAGFFTAGCVFAGSLVRPIGGNLADRIGGVKSLTVMYIFAAIFLAIVSLGLPEAWMALVAFVGAMLALGTGNGAVFQLVPQRFRKEIGVMTGLVGMAGGVGGFYLASSLGYSRQITGSYQMGFMIFAALAVLALVGLTGVKTRWRTTWGASYLTAAKI, from the coding sequence ATGGACAAAAAATCATTCCTGCAAGCCGGCCACACGCCCACGCTTCTGGCGGCATTCCTCTACTTCGACCTGGCTTTCATGGTCTGGGTCATCCTCGGTCCGCTCGGTATCGGGATCGCCAAGGATCTCGGCCTGACGCACGCCCAGAAGGGCCTGATGGTCGCCACGCCGGTGCTGGCCGGCGCCTTGTTGCGTATCGTCATGGGGATTCTGGTTGATCGTCTGTCGCCGAAAAAAGCGGCCATCATCGGTCAGATCGTTGTTATTGCAGCCATGGCTTATGCCTGGTTGATCGGCGTGCATTCCTACAACGAGGTGCTTATCCTCGGCGTCTTCCTCGGCGTTGCCGGCGCCTCGTTTGCAGCTGCTCTGCCGCTGGCGTCGCGCTGGTATCCGGCCGAGCATCAAGGCACGGCGATGGGCATTGCCGGTGCCGGCAACTCCGGGACTGCGCTGGCGGCTTTGTTCGCCCCCGGCCTGGCGGCCGCCTTCGGCTGGACCAATGTGTTCGGGATCGTGCTCATTCCGCTGATCCTGGTGCTGATCGCCTTCTGCTTCATGGCCAAGGATGCGCCCGACGCGCCGCCGCCGAAGACCTTCGCCGAGTACCTGAAAGTGCTCAAGGACAAGGATGCCTGGTGGTTCATGTTCTTCTATTCGGTGACTTTCGGCGGTTTCGTCGGCCTGGCTTCCTCGCTGGTCATCTACTTCAACACCCAGTACGGGCTTGATCCGAAAACAGCTGGGTTCTTTACCGCCGGTTGCGTTTTCGCCGGATCGCTGGTTCGCCCGATCGGCGGCAACCTGGCGGATCGTATCGGCGGCGTCAAATCGCTGACCGTGATGTATATCTTCGCCGCCATTTTTCTGGCCATCGTCAGCCTCGGCCTGCCGGAAGCGTGGATGGCACTGGTCGCCTTCGTCGGTGCCATGCTGGCTCTCGGGACAGGGAACGGTGCGGTATTCCAGTTGGTGCCCCAGCGGTTCCGCAAGGAAATCGGCGTGATGACCGGCCTGGTCGGCATGGCCGGCGGGGTGGGCGGCTTCTACCTGGCATCCAGCCTTGGTTATTCCCGCCAGATCACCGGCAGCTACCAGATGGGTTTCATGATTTTTGCCGCACTGGCCGTGCTTGCTCTGGTTGGCCTGACCGGCGTCAAGACCCGCTGGCGGACCACCTGGGGGGCCAGTTATCTGACGGCCGCCAAGATCTGA
- a CDS encoding ANTAR domain-containing response regulator: MLTVLVIDESRSRAGEICAGLALAGYQVAAILAGADNLTAEVERLQPDVILIDTESPSRDTLENLATMNKDMPRPVVIFTQEDGQETIRDAVKAGVSAYIVDGLDPKRIKPIVEVARARFEDTQALRRELDEISKKLTDRKLVDKAKGVLMKARGLDEDAAYHAMRKLAMERGQSMAKVARDVIDMARVLL; the protein is encoded by the coding sequence ATGCTTACTGTCCTAGTTATTGATGAATCCCGTTCGCGGGCCGGAGAAATCTGTGCCGGGCTGGCGCTTGCCGGCTATCAGGTTGCAGCCATCCTGGCCGGCGCCGACAATCTGACGGCTGAAGTCGAGAGACTGCAGCCGGATGTGATCCTGATCGACACGGAAAGCCCGAGTCGCGACACCCTTGAAAATCTGGCAACGATGAACAAGGATATGCCGCGTCCAGTCGTCATCTTTACTCAGGAAGATGGCCAGGAAACCATCCGTGATGCCGTCAAGGCCGGCGTTTCGGCGTATATCGTCGATGGCCTCGATCCGAAACGGATCAAGCCGATTGTCGAGGTTGCCCGGGCGCGTTTCGAAGATACCCAGGCGCTGCGCCGCGAGCTTGATGAAATATCCAAGAAGCTGACCGACCGTAAGTTGGTCGACAAGGCCAAGGGCGTCTTGATGAAGGCGCGCGGCCTCGACGAGGACGCGGCTTACCATGCGATGCGCAAGCTGGCCATGGAGCGCGGCCAGAGCATGGCCAAAGTGGCGCGTGACGTGATCGATATGGCGCGCGTGCTGCTCTAA